One Tamlana carrageenivorans genomic region harbors:
- a CDS encoding conjugal transfer protein TraK — protein sequence MKTPYRNIFSVLKLNRFIVLAVVIGAVITCVVSVVLVILLHKETVNNAFVVNTEGQIIPLKFVSLQENLEVEALAHLENFHRYFYNIDASNYEKNLEKALWLGNSTVDGLYRQKKADGVYNRLLQYSLLQKVISIHSKVDIQAEPYAFETKTVFEINRGSIIDTYEMTTIGKLIQVDRHFPNNPHGLLITNYFENTLKRIDNEN from the coding sequence ATGAAAACACCATATAGAAACATTTTTAGCGTACTCAAGCTCAACCGTTTTATTGTGCTGGCAGTAGTTATAGGAGCTGTAATAACCTGTGTGGTTTCTGTAGTGCTTGTGATTTTACTGCATAAAGAAACCGTTAATAATGCCTTTGTAGTCAACACAGAGGGGCAGATCATTCCATTAAAATTCGTGTCTCTCCAAGAGAATCTTGAAGTTGAAGCATTGGCGCATTTAGAAAATTTTCATCGTTACTTTTATAATATTGACGCCAGCAATTATGAGAAAAATTTAGAGAAAGCCTTGTGGTTGGGCAACAGTACCGTAGACGGATTGTACAGACAAAAGAAGGCAGATGGGGTTTATAATCGCTTATTGCAATATTCTTTATTACAAAAGGTGATTAGCATCCATTCTAAGGTTGATATTCAAGCAGAGCCCTATGCCTTTGAAACCAAAACTGTATTTGAAATCAATCGGGGGTCAATAATTGACACTTATGAAATGACGACTATAGGTAAATTAATTCAAGTGGATAGGCACTTTCCAAATAACCCCCACGGCCTTTTGATTACCAATTATTTTGAAAACACCTTAAAACGCATTGATAATGAAAATTGA
- a CDS encoding DUF4138 domain-containing protein — translation MKVYVFVAMILLSCDLIGQKRLDTIYANNHKNVALFFTEPIRLGITGSPHFVFTYNRDKEQYFGLLQATPGKESNLIAITKNGQVYSYILKYKEHITKLNYFVGLDESIGTESPVMIDEKTDDSISSTITDKTKNYKNFCDYLLSRNTNAIKTKRKKGIKVQLQDVAYQGDEVYLVIEIKNKSHIDFEVDYLNVHVTSGNKRRKASFQRLQQYVMYHQTIPIQIKANEGKRFVCVLPKFVLGDNERLMLELSELNGGRKVLVKTNKSN, via the coding sequence ATGAAAGTATATGTATTTGTAGCCATGATATTACTATCATGCGACCTCATAGGGCAAAAAAGATTAGATACGATTTATGCTAACAATCATAAAAATGTCGCCTTGTTTTTTACTGAGCCCATCCGCCTAGGTATTACTGGTTCACCTCATTTTGTGTTTACCTATAACCGAGATAAGGAACAATATTTTGGTCTGTTACAAGCAACACCTGGTAAAGAGAGTAATTTAATAGCCATAACCAAAAATGGTCAAGTGTATTCCTATATTTTGAAATATAAGGAACATATTACGAAGTTGAATTATTTTGTTGGTTTAGATGAAAGTATTGGAACTGAATCACCAGTGATGATAGATGAAAAAACAGACGACTCAATATCTTCAACGATAACAGATAAAACTAAGAATTATAAGAATTTCTGTGATTATTTACTCAGTAGAAACACAAATGCAATCAAAACCAAAAGAAAAAAAGGTATTAAAGTGCAGTTACAAGATGTGGCTTATCAGGGGGATGAAGTTTATTTAGTCATTGAGATTAAGAACAAATCACATATAGATTTTGAAGTCGATTATTTAAATGTCCATGTTACTAGCGGAAATAAGAGAAGGAAAGCATCTTTTCAACGTTTACAGCAGTATGTAATGTATCATCAAACTATTCCAATTCAAATTAAAGCAAACGAAGGTAAACGGTTTGTTTGTGTACTTCCAAAATTCGTGCTTGGGGATAATGAAAGACTTATGCTTGAATTAAGTGAATTAAATGGAGGAAGAAAAGTGCTTGTAAAAACCAATAAAAGTAATTGA
- the traM gene encoding conjugative transposon protein TraM, translating to MKIDKKKIVFITVLVSIILFIAGYSMTIMGDDNESIIENNDIAIPDLPDDQKEYETKLEAVNDLKEVRETNAPSIYDEHLLDSTGVYDSELLSKEKMRMVDSIYNEGRISYSEGNYRSAVNQEQKEEKSVDTISEKIVVDYETMAKELALEHQLFFASNPVVNDKQTLKTTDAFIYAKVDGTQSVRNNFRLRMRLTQAARIDNHVYPKNTTIYGFVSFKPNRTIIKIQNINHHPVKLKAFDLEDGTEGVYIENSFHAEARQEVVADIVEDINITGVPQVGGIKKIFQRGNRAVKVTIADNYQLILKP from the coding sequence ATGAAAATTGATAAAAAGAAAATCGTTTTTATAACCGTATTAGTCAGTATCATTTTATTTATCGCTGGATACAGTATGACCATTATGGGAGACGATAATGAATCCATTATAGAAAACAATGACATTGCTATTCCAGACTTGCCAGATGATCAAAAGGAATATGAGACGAAACTAGAAGCTGTTAATGATTTAAAAGAAGTTCGAGAAACCAATGCGCCTAGTATTTATGATGAGCATTTGTTAGACTCAACAGGAGTTTATGATAGCGAATTGTTAAGCAAGGAAAAAATGCGGATGGTAGATAGTATCTACAACGAAGGAAGGATAAGCTATTCAGAAGGAAATTATAGGTCAGCAGTAAATCAGGAGCAAAAGGAAGAAAAAAGTGTAGACACTATATCTGAAAAAATAGTAGTAGATTATGAAACCATGGCAAAGGAGTTGGCTTTGGAGCATCAGTTGTTCTTCGCTTCAAACCCTGTAGTCAATGACAAGCAAACTTTAAAAACTACAGATGCTTTTATTTATGCCAAGGTTGATGGTACGCAATCCGTACGTAATAATTTCAGGCTACGAATGCGTTTAACCCAAGCAGCAAGAATAGACAATCATGTTTATCCAAAAAACACAACCATTTATGGATTCGTTAGTTTCAAACCCAACCGAACCATTATAAAAATCCAAAATATAAACCACCATCCTGTAAAACTTAAAGCTTTTGATTTAGAAGACGGCACAGAGGGCGTCTATATCGAAAACAGTTTTCATGCAGAAGCAAGGCAGGAGGTTGTAGCTGATATTGTAGAGGATATTAATATAACGGGAGTACCACAAGTAGGAGGTATAAAGAAAATATTCCAAAGAGGAAATAGAGCTGTTAAAGTAACTATTGCTGATAATTATCAACTCATTTTAAAACCATAA
- a CDS encoding conjugal transfer protein, protein MKSNIRVLLLTLLVSVFASQSLTAQGMPVYDNTNFISFAKSLIESAKQTSQLLKTVQFLKTQKENIEKVNNAITQLKAVKELTQNNKRLFDLVQDDLREILNSPYIKAEEVNRISDSFNAIIENSMDSLEYIDKILSSGTLKMTDAERAEVLKEKERESKDMVAEIEAKTRRYREIIAFREMQDIINNRQTNY, encoded by the coding sequence ATGAAATCAAATATTAGAGTTTTACTGCTTACCTTACTAGTAAGTGTATTTGCCTCCCAATCACTGACGGCACAAGGTATGCCTGTTTACGACAATACCAATTTTATCAGTTTTGCCAAGTCTTTAATTGAATCAGCCAAGCAGACCTCACAGCTCTTAAAAACGGTTCAGTTTCTAAAAACTCAAAAAGAGAATATAGAAAAAGTGAACAATGCCATCACACAGCTCAAAGCTGTTAAAGAACTCACTCAGAATAATAAACGTCTTTTTGATTTGGTACAAGACGATTTAAGAGAGATATTAAACTCACCCTATATCAAAGCAGAGGAAGTTAATCGGATTTCTGACTCATTTAATGCCATAATAGAAAATTCCATGGATAGCTTAGAATACATAGATAAAATTCTCTCTAGTGGTACCCTTAAAATGACAGATGCAGAACGCGCTGAAGTACTCAAGGAAAAAGAAAGAGAGTCAAAAGATATGGTTGCAGAAATAGAAGCAAAGACCAGACGCTATCGCGAGATCATCGCTTTTAGAGAAATGCAAGACATCATCAATAACAGACAGACAAATTACTAA
- a CDS encoding TraG family conjugative transposon ATPase, with product MNKLNLSSYHPILDVQGHILFASNGHVVLCYKSNLPEIYSLSEKDFEDLHGTWFQAFKSLPVSTVIHKQDIYEKAEYDGSLLPEESFLEKATADYFNGREYLKHASYLFFVLPLGGSLNAAKFTNPFRKIEKGIHKPLDHTVKAFINAVNDAVSYINNSRKLTLMPLDENEIFSLTNTYFNGFNTGFDTDIQLKKSDISVGEHHFDVLAVNSERCFGDVVQSSKTNEKFTSDDYTFHQGFIDGLGLSIHENHMVNQIIYLDDKHKWQKHLDKKIEELKKSSNFGTQNKVILKKIEAITAIINEDDSSRIIRGHLNIIFWTEQAQDLNRIASKIKAEFKELDILPYYPKGEERKHYFLNSYCCFSSNFSNEDVYVTDLKHALCLYINNSNYKTDATGIIFNDRQHNIPVLKDVWDEGKKRIKARNFAIFAPTGEGKSFLANNILRQYFESGVRLVVIDLGGSYSKFAKLYPDDHIILRYEQGKNLGINPFYRATDKALTPEHLEDLGVFILELLALGKDTTKAEEVAIKKVLKYYYQTVHSNHSLASLYQFVDDKKDSLIEELKIQEAYFNVYNFLHILSEYVADGLYSFLFDVTEAQTYKIEDKRLIVFELDEVKDNKEILSVMLKLIKSSIQSTIWRNKAEKGIILFDEFAKQLKFENVLESVEFYYQAIRKQNGAIGVILQSINQLPNNSTSASILENTQVIYSLNNEKGYDELKNRLNLSSHDMNQLRSIRNNLSGARKYTEMFIKIGKESNIFRLEVPKEVYAAYLTDGKESEAIMTLYEQTNSMEEAIKIFINS from the coding sequence ATGAATAAACTCAACCTATCGTCATACCATCCCATTTTAGATGTTCAAGGACACATTCTTTTTGCGAGTAATGGTCATGTGGTACTTTGTTATAAGTCAAATCTTCCTGAAATATACAGTTTATCCGAAAAGGATTTTGAAGACCTTCATGGAACCTGGTTTCAGGCTTTTAAATCATTGCCTGTAAGCACGGTCATACATAAACAAGATATTTATGAGAAGGCTGAGTATGATGGTTCGTTATTACCAGAGGAAAGCTTTTTAGAAAAAGCCACAGCAGATTATTTTAATGGGCGTGAATACCTCAAACATGCATCCTATTTGTTTTTTGTGTTGCCACTGGGAGGCTCACTCAACGCAGCTAAGTTTACCAATCCATTTCGGAAGATAGAAAAAGGCATCCATAAGCCTTTAGATCATACAGTAAAAGCATTCATTAACGCGGTAAATGATGCTGTTTCCTATATAAATAACAGCCGTAAACTGACTTTAATGCCTTTAGATGAAAATGAAATTTTTTCACTTACGAACACGTATTTCAATGGCTTTAACACCGGTTTTGATACCGATATTCAGCTTAAAAAATCCGATATTTCTGTAGGGGAACATCATTTTGATGTACTGGCCGTAAACAGTGAGCGCTGTTTTGGAGATGTCGTACAAAGTAGTAAAACCAACGAAAAATTCACATCCGATGATTACACCTTTCATCAAGGATTTATAGACGGTCTGGGACTTAGTATCCATGAAAATCATATGGTCAATCAAATTATCTACCTAGATGATAAGCACAAATGGCAAAAGCATCTCGATAAAAAAATCGAAGAACTCAAGAAGAGTTCGAATTTTGGAACGCAGAATAAGGTCATCTTAAAAAAGATTGAAGCCATTACAGCAATTATTAATGAGGATGATAGTTCTCGAATAATTCGAGGGCATTTGAATATTATATTTTGGACGGAACAAGCCCAAGATTTAAATCGAATTGCTTCCAAAATAAAGGCCGAATTTAAAGAATTGGATATTTTACCCTATTATCCCAAAGGTGAAGAGCGCAAGCATTATTTCTTGAACTCGTATTGTTGTTTTTCATCTAATTTTTCGAATGAAGATGTCTATGTAACCGATTTAAAACACGCTCTGTGTTTATATATCAATAACAGCAATTACAAAACAGATGCCACTGGTATTATTTTTAATGACAGGCAGCATAATATACCCGTTTTAAAAGATGTTTGGGATGAGGGTAAAAAACGCATTAAGGCCAGGAATTTTGCCATTTTTGCTCCCACAGGAGAAGGTAAGTCCTTTTTAGCCAATAATATTTTACGTCAGTATTTTGAATCTGGCGTCAGATTAGTGGTCATTGATTTAGGAGGTTCCTATTCCAAGTTTGCAAAACTTTACCCCGATGATCATATTATTTTACGCTATGAGCAAGGAAAGAATTTAGGGATTAATCCTTTCTATAGAGCTACAGATAAAGCACTAACCCCCGAACATTTGGAGGATTTAGGTGTCTTTATTTTAGAACTACTGGCCTTAGGTAAAGACACCACAAAAGCAGAAGAAGTTGCTATAAAGAAAGTACTAAAATACTATTACCAGACGGTTCACTCTAACCATTCATTAGCCAGCTTATATCAGTTTGTAGATGATAAGAAAGATTCCCTCATCGAAGAACTAAAAATACAAGAAGCCTATTTCAATGTGTACAACTTTTTACATATTCTGTCTGAATATGTAGCAGATGGACTGTATAGTTTCTTATTTGATGTCACTGAAGCCCAAACCTATAAAATAGAAGATAAACGGCTGATTGTTTTTGAGTTGGATGAAGTCAAGGACAATAAAGAGATCCTTTCGGTGATGTTAAAACTCATTAAGTCATCCATACAAAGTACCATTTGGCGGAATAAGGCCGAAAAAGGCATCATACTATTCGATGAATTCGCCAAACAGCTCAAATTTGAAAATGTACTAGAAAGTGTCGAATTCTACTATCAAGCCATTAGAAAACAAAACGGCGCCATAGGCGTTATTTTGCAATCCATCAATCAACTCCCCAACAATTCTACATCCGCCAGCATTTTAGAAAATACCCAAGTCATTTACAGCCTCAATAACGAAAAAGGTTATGACGAATTAAAAAACCGATTGAACCTGTCAAGTCATGATATGAATCAATTAAGATCCATTCGTAATAATTTATCAGGAGCAAGGAAGTACACCGAAATGTTTATCAAAATAGGTAAAGAAAGTAACATTTTCAGGTTGGAAGTACCTAAAGAAGTTTATGCAGCATACTTAACAGATGGAAAAGAAAGCGAGGCCATAATGACCTTATATGAACAAACCAACAGTATGGAAGAAGCCATTAAAATATTTATTAACTCCTAA